In one window of Escherichia coli DSM 30083 = JCM 1649 = ATCC 11775 DNA:
- a CDS encoding phage head-tail joining protein: MVTVAELQALRQARLDLLTGKRVVSVQKDGRRIEYTAASLDELNRAINDAESVLGTTRRRRRPLGVRL; encoded by the coding sequence ATGGTTACAGTCGCTGAACTGCAGGCGCTGCGTCAGGCGCGCCTTGATTTATTAACCGGTAAACGGGTGGTGTCTGTCCAGAAAGATGGTCGCAGAATTGAATATACGGCAGCTTCTCTGGATGAGCTTAACCGGGCGATCAATGATGCGGAGTCGGTACTGGGGACAACCCGCCGTCGCCGTCGTCCGCTGGGAGTGAGGTTATGA
- a CDS encoding phage portal protein — protein sequence MKRTPVLIDVNGVPLRESLSYTGGGAGFGGQMAEWLPPSQSADAALLPALRLGNARADDLVRNNGIAANAVALHKDHIVGHMFLISYRPNWRWLGMRETAAKSFVDEVEAAWSEYAEGMFGEIDVEGKRTFTEFIREGVGVHAFNGEIFVQPVWDTESTQLFRTRFKAVSPKRVDTPGHGIGNRFLRAGVEVDRYGRAVAYHICEDDFPRSGSGRWERIPRELPTGRPAMLHIFEPVEDGQTRGANQFYSVMERLKMLDSLQATQLQSAIVKAMYAATIESDLDTEKAFEYIAGAPQGQKDNPLINILDKFSTWYDTNSVTLGGVKIPHLFPGDDLKLQTAQDSDNGFSALEQALLRYIAAGLGVSYEQLSRDYSKVSYSSARASANESWRYFMGRRKFIASRLATQMFSCWLEEALLRGIIRPPRARFDFYQARSAWSRAEWIGAGRMAIDGLKEVQESVMRIEAGLSTYEKELALMGEDYQDIFRQQVRESAEREKAGLSRPVWIAQAYQQQIAESRRPEEETTPRET from the coding sequence ATGAAACGAACGCCTGTCCTGATTGATGTGAACGGCGTTCCGCTTCGGGAGAGCCTCAGCTACACCGGTGGCGGTGCAGGATTTGGCGGGCAAATGGCAGAGTGGTTGCCACCCTCGCAGAGTGCCGATGCGGCCCTGCTGCCCGCGTTGCGTCTGGGGAATGCCCGGGCAGATGATCTGGTGCGCAATAACGGAATAGCGGCCAATGCGGTGGCCCTGCATAAGGATCACATTGTCGGGCATATGTTTCTGATTAGCTACCGTCCGAACTGGCGCTGGCTGGGGATGCGGGAGACCGCGGCAAAAAGTTTTGTCGATGAGGTGGAGGCGGCCTGGTCAGAATACGCAGAAGGGATGTTTGGTGAGATCGACGTGGAAGGGAAACGCACGTTTACGGAATTTATCCGTGAAGGTGTGGGCGTTCATGCGTTTAACGGCGAAATCTTTGTGCAGCCGGTCTGGGATACGGAGAGTACGCAACTGTTTCGTACGCGTTTTAAAGCCGTGAGTCCGAAACGGGTGGACACGCCAGGACACGGTATCGGGAACCGTTTTCTGCGGGCCGGTGTGGAGGTTGATCGATATGGCCGTGCCGTTGCGTACCATATCTGTGAGGATGATTTTCCTCGCTCCGGGAGTGGACGATGGGAACGGATCCCGCGTGAACTACCCACCGGGCGTCCGGCCATGCTGCATATTTTCGAGCCGGTGGAGGACGGGCAGACCCGTGGAGCCAATCAGTTTTACAGCGTTATGGAACGGCTGAAGATGCTGGATTCCCTGCAGGCAACACAGCTTCAGTCGGCCATAGTGAAGGCGATGTATGCAGCGACGATTGAAAGTGACCTTGATACCGAAAAGGCCTTTGAATATATCGCCGGTGCGCCGCAGGGGCAGAAGGATAATCCGCTTATTAATATTCTGGATAAGTTCTCCACCTGGTATGACACGAATAGCGTGACGCTGGGCGGTGTCAAAATTCCGCACCTTTTCCCCGGTGATGATCTGAAACTTCAGACCGCGCAGGATTCAGACAATGGATTTTCGGCGCTTGAACAGGCGCTGCTGCGGTATATCGCCGCCGGTCTTGGCGTTTCCTACGAACAGTTGTCCCGTGATTACTCGAAGGTCAGTTACTCAAGTGCCCGCGCATCCGCCAATGAGTCGTGGCGCTATTTTATGGGGCGGCGAAAATTTATTGCGTCCCGGCTGGCCACGCAGATGTTTTCCTGCTGGCTGGAAGAGGCACTTCTTCGGGGGATTATTCGTCCGCCACGGGCACGGTTTGATTTTTATCAGGCGCGATCAGCCTGGTCACGGGCTGAGTGGATTGGAGCCGGAAGAATGGCCATTGACGGGCTCAAGGAGGTTCAGGAATCAGTGATGCGCATTGAGGCCGGACTGAGCACGTATGAGAAAGAGCTGGCGCTGATGGGCGAGGATTATCAGGACATTTTCCGCCAGCAGGTCAGGGAATCTGCAGAGCGGGAAAAAGCCGGACTCTCACGTCCGGTGTGGATAGCGCAGGCGTATCAGCAGCAGATAGCGGAGAGTCGCAGGCCGGAAGAGGAGACAACACCACGTGAGACGTAA
- a CDS encoding S49 family peptidase: MRRNLSHIIAAAFNEPLLLEPAYARVFFCALGREMGAASLSVPQQQVQLDAPGMLAETDEYMAGGKRPARVYRVVNGIAVLPVTGTLVHRLGGMRPFSGMTGYDGIVACLQQAMADSQVRGVLLDIDSPGGQAAGAFDCADMIYRLRQQKPVWALCNDTACSAAMLLASACSRRLVTQTSRIGSIGVMMSHVSYAGHLAQAGVDITLIYSGAHKVDGNQFEALPAEVRQDMQQRIDAARRMFAEKVAMYTGLSVDAVTGTEAAVFEGQSGIEAGLADELINASDAISVMATALNSNVRGGTMPQLTATEAAVQENQRVMGILTCQEAKGREQLATMLAGQQGMSVEQARAILAAAAPQQPVASAQSEADRIMACEEANGREQLAATLAAMPEMTVEKARPILAAAPLADAGPSLRDQIMALDEAKGAEAQAEKLAACPGMTVENARAVLAAGSGKAEPVSASTTALFEHFMANHSPAAVRGGVSQTSADGDADVKMLMAMP; encoded by the coding sequence GTGAGACGTAATCTTTCACACATTATTGCAGCAGCATTCAATGAACCGCTGCTTCTGGAGCCCGCCTATGCGCGGGTTTTCTTTTGCGCGCTGGGGCGCGAGATGGGGGCAGCAAGTCTTTCGGTACCGCAACAGCAGGTACAGCTTGATGCTCCCGGGATGCTGGCTGAAACGGACGAGTACATGGCCGGAGGTAAACGACCGGCCCGTGTTTACCGGGTGGTGAACGGTATTGCTGTACTGCCGGTGACCGGCACGCTGGTGCACCGGCTGGGTGGTATGCGGCCATTTTCCGGAATGACAGGCTATGACGGCATTGTCGCCTGTCTTCAGCAGGCAATGGCGGATAGCCAGGTGCGGGGCGTACTGCTGGACATTGACAGTCCGGGCGGGCAGGCCGCCGGCGCGTTTGACTGCGCTGACATGATTTACCGCCTCCGTCAGCAGAAGCCGGTCTGGGCACTGTGCAATGACACGGCCTGTTCTGCAGCCATGCTGCTGGCGTCGGCCTGCTCCCGACGGCTGGTTACCCAGACATCCCGTATCGGTTCCATTGGCGTGATGATGAGCCATGTCAGCTATGCCGGTCATCTGGCGCAGGCCGGTGTGGATATCACGCTGATTTACTCAGGGGCGCACAAGGTGGATGGCAATCAGTTTGAAGCGTTGCCGGCAGAGGTTCGCCAGGACATGCAGCAGCGGATTGATGCGGCGCGCCGGATGTTTGCCGAAAAAGTGGCGATGTATACCGGTCTGTCTGTTGATGCAGTCACGGGAACAGAGGCCGCTGTTTTTGAAGGTCAGTCCGGCATTGAGGCCGGGCTGGCGGATGAATTAATCAATGCGTCGGATGCCATCAGTGTGATGGCCACGGCGCTGAACAGTAATGTCAGAGGAGGCACTATGCCGCAATTAACTGCAACGGAAGCCGCCGTGCAGGAGAACCAGCGAGTGATGGGGATCCTGACATGCCAGGAAGCGAAAGGACGTGAACAGCTTGCCACGATGCTGGCAGGGCAACAGGGCATGAGCGTTGAACAGGCCCGGGCGATTCTGGCCGCGGCGGCACCGCAGCAGCCGGTGGCATCCGCGCAGAGTGAAGCCGATCGCATTATGGCGTGTGAAGAAGCGAACGGTCGTGAACAACTGGCGGCAACGCTGGCGGCGATGCCGGAGATGACGGTGGAAAAAGCCCGCCCGATCCTGGCGGCTGCACCACTGGCGGATGCCGGGCCCTCGCTTCGTGATCAGATCATGGCCCTGGATGAGGCAAAAGGGGCAGAAGCGCAGGCTGAAAAACTGGCGGCCTGCCCGGGAATGACCGTGGAGAACGCCCGGGCTGTGCTGGCTGCGGGATCAGGTAAGGCCGAACCGGTCTCTGCATCCACAACCGCCCTGTTTGAACATTTCATGGCGAATCATTCACCGGCAGCGGTGCGGGGTGGCGTGTCACAGACGTCAGCAGACGGTGATGCGGACGTGAAAATGCTCATGGCCATGCCATGA
- a CDS encoding head decoration protein, translated as MVTKTITEQRAEVRIFAGNDPAHTATGSSGISSATPALTPLMLDEATGKLVVWDGQKAGSAVGILVLPLEGTETVLTYYKSGTFATEAIRWPDSVDEHKKANAFAGTALSHAALP; from the coding sequence ATGGTGACGAAAACCATCACTGAACAGCGTGCGGAAGTACGTATTTTTGCCGGTAATGATCCGGCTCATACCGCCACAGGCAGCAGCGGGATTTCTTCTGCAACACCGGCTCTGACGCCCCTGATGCTGGATGAAGCCACCGGGAAACTGGTGGTCTGGGATGGACAGAAAGCCGGTAGTGCGGTTGGCATACTGGTACTGCCGCTTGAAGGCACAGAGACGGTGCTGACCTATTACAAGTCGGGGACCTTTGCGACGGAGGCAATCCGCTGGCCTGACAGTGTGGATGAACACAAAAAGGCAAATGCCTTTGCCGGCACAGCCCTGAGTCACGCGGCGCTGCCGTAA
- a CDS encoding major capsid protein has protein sequence MGLFTTRQLLGYTEQKVKFRALFLELFFRRTVNFHTEEVMLDKITGKTPVAAYVSPIVEGKVLRHRGGETRVLRPGYVKPKHEFNYQQAVERLPGEDPAQLNDPAYRRLRIITDNLKQEEHAIVQVEEMQAVNAVLYGKYTMEGEQFDTVEVDFGRSEGNNIEQADGKKWSEQDRDTFDPTHDIDLYCDQASGLVNIAIMDGTVWRLLNGFKLFREKLDTRRGSNSQLETAVKDLGAVVSFKGYYGDLAIVVAKTSYVAEDGTEKRYLPEGMLVLGNTAAEGIRCYGAIKDAQALSEGVVASSRYPKHWLTVGDPSCEFTMTQSAPLMVLPDPDEFVVVQVK, from the coding sequence ATGGGATTGTTTACGACCCGCCAGTTACTCGGTTATACCGAACAAAAAGTGAAATTCCGTGCGCTGTTTCTGGAGCTGTTTTTCCGCCGTACGGTGAATTTCCACACCGAAGAGGTGATGCTGGACAAAATTACCGGAAAAACGCCGGTGGCGGCCTATGTCTCCCCGATCGTTGAAGGAAAAGTGCTTCGCCATCGCGGTGGTGAAACCCGCGTGTTACGTCCGGGCTACGTCAAGCCGAAACACGAATTTAATTACCAGCAGGCGGTTGAGCGCCTTCCTGGTGAAGATCCGGCTCAGCTGAACGACCCGGCCTACCGTCGTCTGCGTATCATTACCGATAACCTCAAACAGGAAGAGCACGCCATTGTCCAGGTGGAAGAAATGCAGGCGGTGAATGCCGTGCTGTATGGCAAATACACCATGGAAGGGGAGCAGTTTGATACTGTCGAGGTGGATTTCGGGCGCTCTGAAGGAAATAACATTGAGCAGGCTGACGGTAAAAAATGGTCTGAGCAGGACCGTGATACGTTTGATCCGACGCATGATATTGACCTCTACTGCGATCAGGCCAGCGGCCTTGTGAATATCGCCATTATGGACGGTACGGTCTGGCGTCTGCTGAATGGCTTTAAGCTGTTCCGCGAAAAACTGGATACCCGTCGCGGCTCAAATTCACAACTCGAAACGGCAGTGAAAGATCTGGGCGCAGTGGTGTCCTTCAAGGGGTATTACGGCGATCTGGCCATTGTGGTGGCGAAAACGTCTTATGTGGCAGAGGACGGTACCGAAAAACGTTATCTGCCGGAGGGCATGCTGGTGTTGGGGAATACGGCGGCAGAGGGGATTCGTTGCTATGGTGCCATTAAGGATGCACAGGCGTTGTCTGAAGGAGTGGTGGCTTCTTCCCGTTACCCGAAACACTGGCTGACCGTGGGCGATCCGTCCTGTGAATTCACCATGACGCAGTCCGCTCCGCTGATGGTGCTGCCGGATCCGGATGAGTTTGTGGTGGTACAGGTGAAATAA
- a CDS encoding head-tail joining protein codes for MRDFQNAFDAALAGVDSTIVEVMGLCAQFTSGAQCGSEVQGVFDDPESLGFAGGGVRIEGSSPSLFVRTDTVRAVRRGDTLTINGEIFWVDRVSPDDGGSCYLWLNRGQPPAVNRRR; via the coding sequence ATGCGTGATTTTCAGAATGCCTTTGATGCTGCCCTCGCCGGGGTAGACAGTACGATCGTTGAAGTGATGGGGCTCTGTGCGCAGTTCACCTCGGGGGCACAGTGTGGCAGCGAAGTTCAGGGGGTTTTTGATGATCCGGAGTCGCTGGGGTTTGCCGGTGGCGGGGTCCGTATTGAAGGAAGCAGCCCGTCATTATTTGTGCGGACGGATACGGTTCGTGCCGTGCGGCGTGGTGACACGCTGACCATTAATGGTGAGATATTCTGGGTGGATCGTGTTTCTCCGGATGACGGGGGCAGCTGTTATCTCTGGCTCAACCGTGGTCAACCACCCGCAGTTAACCGGCGACGATAA
- a CDS encoding phage terminase large subunit family protein, translating to MISDAQKAANAAGAIATGLLSLIIPVPLTTVQWANKHYYLPKESSYTPGRWETLPFQVGIMNCMGNDLIRTVNLIKSARVGYTKMLLGVEAYFIEHKSRNSLLFQPTDSAAEDFMKSHVEPTIRDVPALLELAPWFGRKHRDNTLTLKRFSSGVGFWCLGGAAAKNYREKSVDVVCYDELSSFEPDVEKEGSPTLLGDKRIEGSVWPKSIRGSTPKIKGSCQIEKAANESAHFMRFYVPCPHCGEEQYLKFGDDASPFGLKWEKNKPESVFYLCEHHGCVIHQSELDQSNGRWICENTGMWTRDGLMFFSARGDEIPPPRSITFHIWTAYSPFTTWVQIVYDWLDALKDPNGLKTFVNTTLGETWEEAVGEKLDHQVLMDKVVRYTAAVPARVVYLTAGIDSQRNRFEMYVWGWAPGEEAFLVDKIIIMGRPDEEETLLRVDVAINKKYRHADGTEMTISRVCWDIGGIDGEIVYQRSKKHGVFRVLPVKGASVYGKPVITMPKTRNQRGVYLCEVGTDTAKEILYARMKADPTPVDEATSYAIRFPDDPEIFSQTEAQQLVAEELVEKWEKGKMRLLWDNKKRRNEALDCLVYAYAALRVSVQRWQLDLAVLAKSREEETTRPTLKELAAKLSGGVNGYSR from the coding sequence CTTATACCCCGGGGCGATGGGAAACACTGCCGTTTCAGGTTGGCATCATGAACTGTATGGGCAACGATCTGATTCGCACGGTTAACCTGATTAAATCTGCCCGTGTTGGTTATACAAAGATGTTGCTGGGAGTGGAGGCTTATTTTATTGAGCATAAATCACGCAACAGCCTTCTTTTTCAGCCCACGGACTCAGCTGCTGAAGATTTTATGAAATCTCATGTTGAGCCAACGATAAGGGATGTTCCTGCATTGCTGGAGCTGGCTCCATGGTTCGGAAGAAAACACCGCGATAATACGCTCACCCTGAAGCGTTTTTCCTCCGGTGTGGGGTTCTGGTGTCTGGGTGGTGCGGCAGCAAAAAACTACCGTGAAAAATCCGTGGATGTGGTCTGTTATGACGAGCTTTCCTCGTTCGAACCGGATGTTGAAAAAGAGGGTTCGCCAACCCTGCTGGGGGATAAACGTATTGAGGGCTCTGTATGGCCAAAATCCATTCGCGGCTCGACGCCTAAAATCAAAGGCTCCTGCCAGATCGAAAAAGCCGCTAACGAGTCGGCACACTTCATGCGTTTTTATGTGCCCTGTCCGCACTGTGGGGAGGAGCAGTATCTGAAATTTGGCGATGATGCCTCGCCTTTCGGTCTTAAGTGGGAGAAGAATAAGCCAGAAAGTGTTTTCTACCTTTGTGAGCATCATGGCTGTGTGATCCATCAGTCTGAGCTTGACCAGAGTAACGGGCGGTGGATCTGTGAAAACACGGGCATGTGGACCCGTGACGGCCTGATGTTTTTCAGCGCCCGGGGTGATGAAATTCCGCCGCCGCGCTCCATCACTTTCCATATCTGGACGGCGTACAGTCCGTTCACCACCTGGGTACAGATTGTCTATGACTGGCTGGATGCACTGAAAGATCCCAACGGCCTGAAAACCTTTGTGAACACCACGCTGGGCGAGACCTGGGAAGAGGCTGTGGGCGAAAAACTCGATCACCAGGTGCTGATGGATAAGGTTGTGCGTTACACGGCGGCGGTGCCTGCCCGGGTGGTTTATCTGACGGCGGGCATTGACTCGCAGCGAAACCGTTTTGAGATGTATGTCTGGGGATGGGCTCCGGGAGAGGAAGCCTTTCTGGTGGATAAAATCATCATTATGGGGCGTCCCGATGAGGAAGAGACGCTGTTACGTGTGGATGTGGCGATCAACAAAAAATACCGCCATGCAGACGGAACCGAAATGACCATTTCCCGTGTCTGCTGGGACATCGGGGGGATCGATGGCGAAATCGTTTATCAGAGGTCAAAAAAACACGGTGTTTTCCGGGTGCTGCCGGTAAAAGGCGCATCTGTCTATGGCAAGCCGGTGATCACCATGCCAAAAACCCGCAATCAGCGGGGCGTGTATCTGTGTGAAGTGGGGACGGACACCGCAAAAGAAATTCTCTATGCCCGTATGAAAGCCGATCCCACGCCTGTGGATGAAGCCACGTCGTATGCTATCCGTTTTCCTGATGATCCGGAGATTTTTTCGCAGACAGAGGCGCAGCAACTGGTCGCGGAAGAGCTTGTGGAGAAGTGGGAAAAAGGAAAGATGCGTCTGCTGTGGGATAACAAAAAGCGGCGTAACGAAGCGCTGGACTGCCTGGTGTATGCCTACGCGGCATTACGTGTGTCCGTGCAACGCTGGCAGCTTGATCTGGCTGTACTGGCAAAATCCCGGGAAGAAGAGACGACCCGGCCAACCCTTAAAGAACTGGCAGCGAAGCTGTCCGGAGGAGTGAATGGTTACAGTCGCTGA
- the gpFI gene encoding DNA-packaging protein FI, giving the protein MATKEENLNRLRQLADLLGREADMSGSAADIAQRVSEWEEELAVSPEGIMHSDESGADQNHTDDGEQLNNTDAPDDVKAVRVRKCLQVMGYCPETGRPVELALRGMRVLVPSSLATAMIQHGTAEYA; this is encoded by the coding sequence ATGGCAACAAAAGAAGAAAATCTGAATCGTCTTCGTCAACTGGCTGACCTGCTGGGGCGCGAGGCGGATATGTCGGGGAGTGCTGCGGATATTGCTCAACGTGTGTCTGAGTGGGAAGAGGAGCTTGCTGTTTCCCCGGAGGGCATTATGCACTCTGATGAGAGCGGGGCTGATCAAAATCACACAGACGATGGTGAGCAGTTGAACAACACGGATGCTCCGGATGATGTTAAAGCCGTCCGGGTACGGAAGTGCCTGCAAGTAATGGGGTATTGCCCGGAGACAGGTCGTCCCGTTGAGCTGGCGTTACGGGGTATGCGTGTTCTGGTGCCATCATCACTGGCAACGGCCATGATACAGCACGGAACGGCTGAATATGCGTGA